The following proteins are encoded in a genomic region of Bernardetia sp. MNP-M8:
- the porV gene encoding type IX secretion system outer membrane channel protein PorV, with amino-acid sequence MQIRKVLAAVLGCLVVSFFYSHFNTVSAQIGIDSTGRRVITTAVPILLVGPDSRAAGMGDLGAATSPDANAAHWNPSKLAFIENDWSFGVSYSPWLQKLVNDMWLGYVSGVKRISKTQTVGVSFRYFDMGSLQFTDARGEPLRDFNPREAAIDATFAQQLSKKLSIAGTFRYIHSNLAGNVTNNGPVENVKPANTGAVDVSMFYKSKLNFKSFEGDWALGVNISNIGAPVTYNDAAQQDYLPANLRIGTAFNAEFDEFNKLTLAFDVSKLLVPTPENTASNGKNDPVLSSIFKSFGDAPDGFGEEVKEMIFAVGAEYWYADLIALRGGYFHENQEKGNRRYFTVGLGLRYQVFGFDFAYLIPNQQQHPLADTIRFSLLFNMNKGDKLDAPEDGVTN; translated from the coding sequence ATGCAAATACGTAAAGTTCTTGCAGCCGTTTTGGGTTGCTTAGTAGTGAGTTTTTTTTACTCACATTTTAATACAGTTTCAGCTCAAATTGGTATTGATTCTACTGGACGTAGAGTTATCACAACTGCTGTTCCTATTTTATTAGTTGGTCCTGATTCTCGTGCTGCTGGTATGGGAGATTTGGGAGCTGCTACTTCACCTGATGCAAATGCTGCACATTGGAATCCTTCAAAATTAGCTTTTATAGAAAATGATTGGTCTTTTGGTGTTTCTTATTCTCCTTGGTTACAAAAATTGGTAAATGATATGTGGTTGGGCTATGTAAGTGGCGTAAAACGCATTTCAAAGACGCAGACAGTAGGTGTTTCTTTTCGTTATTTTGATATGGGAAGTCTTCAATTTACAGATGCTAGAGGAGAACCTCTAAGAGATTTTAACCCTCGTGAAGCAGCTATTGATGCAACTTTTGCTCAACAGCTTTCTAAAAAATTAAGTATTGCAGGTACGTTTCGTTATATTCACTCTAATTTAGCAGGAAATGTAACCAACAACGGACCAGTAGAAAATGTTAAACCAGCTAACACAGGTGCAGTAGATGTGTCGATGTTTTATAAGAGCAAACTAAACTTTAAAAGTTTTGAAGGAGATTGGGCATTAGGTGTAAATATTTCAAATATTGGTGCGCCAGTAACTTATAATGATGCAGCACAACAAGATTATTTGCCTGCCAACTTACGTATCGGAACGGCTTTTAATGCAGAGTTTGATGAGTTTAATAAACTAACTCTTGCTTTTGATGTAAGTAAATTACTTGTGCCTACTCCTGAAAACACAGCCTCTAATGGAAAAAATGATCCAGTTTTATCTTCTATCTTCAAATCTTTTGGAGATGCGCCTGATGGTTTTGGCGAAGAAGTAAAAGAAATGATTTTTGCTGTAGGTGCAGAATATTGGTATGCCGATTTGATTGCGCTTCGTGGAGGATATTTTCATGAAAACCAAGAAAAAGGAAATCGTCGTTACTTTACAGTAGGTTTGGGCTTGCGTTATCAAGTTTTTGGTTTTGATTTCGCTTATCTTATTCCAAATCAACAACAACATCCACTTGCTGATACAATTCGTTTTTCTCTTTTATTCAATATGAATAAAGGGGATAAATTAGATGCGCCCGAAGACGGAGTGACAAACTAA
- a CDS encoding DUF4293 domain-containing protein — MIQRIQSIFLLMVSILMGLTVFLPIWGKVDGTNKIEMNAIEMIQTSAGETVMQQTTVYLAVIAGLTAILALWNIFNFKNRRFQMKIALFCTLLIAAFIGIATFITFQAQDIFSPEVGGTMAYGYYLPVAAILFNWLSVRFIKKDEDMVRSADRLR, encoded by the coding sequence ATGATTCAGCGTATTCAAAGTATTTTTTTATTGATGGTTTCTATCTTAATGGGACTTACTGTTTTTCTTCCTATTTGGGGAAAAGTAGATGGTACAAACAAAATTGAGATGAATGCTATTGAAATGATACAAACTTCAGCAGGGGAAACAGTTATGCAACAAACAACAGTTTACCTCGCCGTTATTGCAGGTCTGACAGCTATTTTAGCTCTTTGGAATATTTTTAATTTCAAAAATCGTCGTTTTCAGATGAAAATTGCACTCTTTTGTACTCTTCTCATCGCTGCTTTTATTGGTATTGCTACCTTCATAACCTTCCAAGCACAAGACATTTTTTCTCCTGAGGTAGGAGGAACTATGGCGTACGGTTATTACTTACCTGTGGCAGCCATTTTATTTAATTGGCTTTCTGTTCGTTTTATCAAAAAAGACGAAGATATGGTGCGTAGTGCAGACCGTTTGAGATGA
- a CDS encoding nucleotidyltransferase domain-containing protein produces the protein MINLETLKKENLILLEALAGSKAYGTDLPTSDTDIKGIFILPKEKFYGLEYIPQVSDEKNDVVFYEIKRFIELLSKNNPSAIEIFHTAKEDIIYKNPILDLIKSEDILSKLCRDTFAGYVLTQIKKAKGLKKKIFNPMPKERKKVLDFCYILTDNGSISLQKWLKTNDYKQENCGLSSVNHIKNTYLLFYHNQNEQNDFYYKGILKNIDSNEVSLSSIPKGENPIAYLYFNKEGYAAHCKEYKQYWEWVEKRNDTRYENTLEHGKNYDAKNMMHTFRLLDMAIEILEKKEVIVKRPNREELLKIRSGFFTYEELIEKADHKIELLEKAYQNSTLPEFPNVENLEKALIEIRSKFSHE, from the coding sequence ATGATAAACCTAGAAACACTAAAAAAAGAAAATTTAATCCTCTTAGAAGCACTTGCAGGAAGTAAAGCCTACGGAACAGATTTGCCTACTTCTGACACAGATATAAAAGGAATTTTTATTCTACCAAAAGAAAAATTTTATGGTTTGGAGTATATTCCACAAGTGAGCGATGAGAAAAATGATGTTGTTTTTTATGAAATAAAACGTTTTATAGAACTTTTATCAAAAAATAATCCGTCTGCGATTGAGATTTTTCATACTGCCAAAGAAGATATTATCTACAAAAACCCAATTCTTGATCTTATAAAGTCAGAAGACATTTTATCAAAATTATGTAGAGATACCTTTGCTGGTTATGTCCTTACTCAAATCAAAAAAGCAAAAGGACTAAAAAAGAAAATTTTTAATCCGATGCCAAAAGAACGAAAAAAGGTATTAGATTTTTGTTATATCCTAACTGATAACGGAAGTATTTCTCTTCAAAAATGGCTCAAAACAAACGATTACAAACAAGAAAATTGTGGTCTTTCGTCAGTAAATCATATCAAAAATACGTATTTACTTTTTTATCATAATCAAAATGAACAAAATGACTTTTATTATAAAGGAATTCTGAAAAATATAGATTCGAATGAAGTCAGTTTGAGTAGTATTCCGAAAGGAGAAAATCCGATTGCTTATTTGTATTTCAATAAAGAAGGCTATGCAGCACATTGTAAAGAATACAAACAATATTGGGAATGGGTAGAAAAGCGAAATGACACACGCTATGAAAACACACTTGAACATGGCAAAAATTATGATGCAAAAAATATGATGCACACTTTTCGTCTTTTAGATATGGCAATTGAGATTTTAGAGAAAAAAGAAGTCATTGTAAAACGTCCAAATAGAGAAGAATTACTAAAAATCCGAAGTGGTTTTTTTACGTATGAAGAACTGATTGAGAAAGCAGACCATAAAATTGAACTCCTAGAAAAAGCCTATCAAAATTCTACTTTACCAGAATTTCCAAATGTAGAAAATTTAGAAAAGGCTTTGATTGAAATTAGAAGTAAGTTTTCCCACGAATAA
- a CDS encoding WYL domain-containing protein has protein sequence MAATKLAFFRYLLIDQMLRSKFKPFPTKDELLEACRERFGVSSASTIEKDLAAMRDEFDAPIEYSKKMRGYSYSDTKYKFLSVNLSDDEQLAMAFVESLLGEFRELPIFNEFSGAVDKVLDGMEIAKSSEIQKNVQRIIQVEQSIYKGKGTHQLKDLIYHISEQNVIKIFYQKHNEPHTKPYSIHPYLLKEYRNMWYLIGWVRKYNEVRTFGLDRIMDIEPSDETLFMTPEQAHFNPEEFYHYCIGVSALNQKPEDVILSFDPFQGKYIKSQPIHHTQEVLIEDDNEYRIRLHLIVNYELKMLILGYGSSVRVISPSPLEKQIRAELQNTLQQY, from the coding sequence ATGGCAGCTACCAAACTCGCTTTTTTTCGCTATTTGCTTATCGACCAAATGTTACGCAGCAAATTCAAACCTTTTCCTACCAAAGATGAATTGTTGGAAGCCTGTCGTGAGCGTTTTGGAGTTTCATCGGCTTCTACCATCGAAAAAGATTTGGCTGCTATGCGTGACGAATTTGATGCACCAATTGAGTACAGCAAAAAAATGAGAGGTTATTCGTATTCAGATACAAAGTACAAATTTTTGTCTGTCAATCTTTCTGACGATGAGCAACTGGCTATGGCTTTTGTAGAATCTCTTTTGGGAGAGTTTAGAGAACTTCCTATTTTTAATGAGTTTTCAGGGGCAGTAGATAAAGTCTTGGACGGAATGGAAATTGCCAAAAGCTCTGAAATACAAAAAAATGTACAGCGAATTATTCAAGTCGAACAATCGATTTATAAAGGAAAAGGAACGCACCAACTCAAAGATTTAATTTATCATATTTCAGAGCAGAATGTCATCAAAATATTCTATCAAAAACACAACGAACCACACACAAAACCATACAGCATTCATCCTTATTTGCTCAAAGAATACCGAAATATGTGGTATTTGATTGGTTGGGTACGCAAATATAACGAAGTCAGAACCTTTGGTTTGGATAGAATAATGGACATAGAACCCTCCGATGAAACTCTTTTTATGACTCCAGAACAAGCTCATTTTAATCCAGAAGAATTTTATCATTATTGTATTGGCGTTTCGGCTCTCAACCAAAAGCCAGAAGATGTAATTTTGAGTTTTGACCCTTTTCAAGGAAAATATATCAAATCACAACCTATTCATCACACCCAAGAAGTTTTGATAGAAGATGATAATGAATACAGAATCCGTCTGCATTTGATTGTCAATTACGAACTCAAAATGTTGATTTTGGGCTATGGCTCGTCCGTTCGTGTGATTAGTCCTTCTCCTCTTGAAAAGCAAATTCGTGCAGAGCTTCAAAATACATTGCAGCAGTATTGA
- a CDS encoding zinc-dependent alcohol dehydrogenase — MKALCWHGKNDVRIDRVDDPIIEDQGDIIIKVTATAICGSDLHILAGMVPTMKEGDILGHEFMGEVVEVGKSIQNFKKGDRVVVPFTIACGHCNFCDDDLYSLCDNSNRNAEQAKENLGHSISGIFGYSHMLGGYAGGQAEYVRIPFADYGPIKVPDSLRDDQVLFLSDIFPTGYMAAENAQIKKGSTVAVWGCGPVGQFAIQSAWMMGAGRVIAIDDVEERLDMAEKYGKAEVIRTTNEKEVYERLQDMTDGFGPASCIDAVGAEAHGTMLENAKDKIEKAVNLHSPHPYVLQQVIKNCRKGGTVSIPGVYVGVVDGIPFGAAMNKGLTFKMGQTHVQHYLKPLLEKVERGEIDPSFLITHRLKLDEAPEAYKTFRDKQDKCIKVVLTP; from the coding sequence ATGAAAGCTCTTTGTTGGCATGGTAAAAACGATGTTCGAATTGATAGGGTAGATGATCCTATTATTGAAGATCAAGGCGATATTATTATAAAGGTAACTGCAACAGCAATCTGTGGTTCTGATTTGCATATATTGGCAGGAATGGTTCCTACAATGAAAGAAGGAGATATTTTAGGTCATGAGTTTATGGGTGAGGTAGTAGAAGTTGGAAAATCTATACAAAACTTTAAGAAAGGAGACAGAGTTGTTGTTCCTTTTACTATTGCTTGTGGACATTGTAATTTTTGTGATGATGATTTATACTCGCTTTGTGACAACTCAAACCGAAATGCAGAGCAAGCTAAAGAAAACTTAGGACATAGTATTTCGGGTATTTTTGGATATTCTCATATGTTAGGTGGCTATGCTGGTGGACAAGCAGAGTATGTACGTATCCCTTTTGCTGATTATGGTCCTATAAAAGTACCAGATTCGCTTCGTGATGATCAAGTATTATTCTTATCTGATATTTTTCCAACAGGATATATGGCAGCTGAAAACGCCCAAATTAAAAAAGGAAGTACAGTAGCTGTTTGGGGTTGTGGTCCTGTAGGTCAGTTTGCTATTCAGAGCGCATGGATGATGGGAGCAGGACGGGTAATTGCTATAGATGATGTAGAAGAACGATTAGATATGGCAGAAAAATATGGAAAGGCAGAAGTAATTCGCACTACTAATGAAAAAGAAGTGTATGAACGTTTACAAGACATGACAGATGGTTTTGGCCCTGCAAGTTGTATAGATGCAGTAGGAGCAGAAGCACATGGAACAATGTTGGAGAATGCAAAAGATAAGATAGAAAAAGCTGTTAATTTACATAGCCCTCATCCTTATGTATTACAGCAAGTTATTAAAAATTGTAGAAAAGGAGGCACGGTTTCTATACCAGGAGTTTATGTGGGTGTAGTAGATGGAATTCCTTTTGGTGCTGCTATGAATAAAGGGCTTACCTTCAAAATGGGTCAGACACACGTACAACATTATCTTAAACCACTTTTAGAAAAAGTAGAACGAGGAGAAATTGATCCGTCTTTCCTCATTACACACCGTCTAAAATTAGATGAAGCTCCAGAGGCTTATAAAACATTTAGAGACAAACAAGACAAATGTATTAAGGTTGTATTGACTCCTTAA
- a CDS encoding DUF1361 domain-containing protein — MINTFKIHPRIQETLFLGFVTLICFGLSVFRYSYTGSKVFLFLNWNLFLACVPWLLTSFVAITPKIGKSKIILAILFFVWLVFFPNAPYILTDLFHLRLKTSMPVWFDLFLILCFAWAGLLFGFLSLWDIEQLLKNQTKNKVSSFWITATTIFFLFLSGFGIYIGRYLRWNTWDIINQPSALFNDITLRFTNLTEYPRMVGMTILMGIFLNILYFSFRFIRERKNF, encoded by the coding sequence ATGATAAATACATTCAAAATTCATCCTAGAATACAAGAAACTTTATTTTTAGGATTTGTTACCTTAATATGCTTCGGACTTTCTGTATTTCGTTATTCTTACACAGGTTCAAAAGTGTTTTTATTCTTGAATTGGAATTTATTTTTGGCGTGTGTTCCTTGGTTGCTGACCAGTTTTGTAGCAATTACTCCCAAGATTGGAAAAAGTAAAATTATTTTAGCTATTCTTTTTTTTGTTTGGCTTGTATTTTTTCCTAACGCCCCTTACATTCTGACTGATTTGTTTCATCTACGTCTTAAAACTTCTATGCCTGTTTGGTTTGATTTGTTTCTGATTCTTTGTTTCGCTTGGGCAGGTTTACTTTTTGGTTTTCTGAGTCTTTGGGATATAGAACAGCTCCTAAAAAATCAAACAAAAAATAAAGTTTCTTCTTTTTGGATAACTGCTACAACTATATTTTTCCTGTTTTTAAGTGGTTTTGGAATTTATATTGGCAGATATTTGCGTTGGAATACGTGGGATATCATCAATCAACCTTCTGCTCTTTTTAATGATATTACTCTTCGTTTTACTAATTTAACAGAATATCCTCGGATGGTGGGAATGACAATTTTGATGGGCATTTTTCTAAATATTCTTTATTTTTCTTTTCGTTTTATTAGAGAAAGAAAAAATTTTTAA
- a CDS encoding C1 family peptidase codes for MKVLFYKYSSKYAFLSLFLIAFFSSISLFAQQKPNADNHGRGLLLEEEVKESQKIQLKSQQTEESYRGLPSAVSLKQYCPTPGDQGSYGTCVGWTTAYAARTILEARQLDLRSQAEIDKLIFSPGFIYKLVKEEEDQDCTYGAIMTDALKKMQVHGVAKRSSFPEQCVDYVPERTYKEAEEYKLKDYVRLWNIGFTQEERILALKKSLTEGNPVVVGMEAPPSIYQAQEFWRPTEIAGQGWGGHAICVVGFDDKKGEKGSFEIMNSWGTGWANGGFTWIEYDTFTDFVRFAYELVPYYKPKKERPLLAGSLRFELANGNKIELKKNGVATYKTPQPFSGGTNFRLYLSNFEPAYVYAFATDKTKNVQVVFPHKAYISPFLPYHNGEIAFPDEKHYLTMDNVAGTDYFCVIYSRYPLDINDIYQKLGQRKGTLKEGLEQVLGNKLVSTNEVAYSQNEVKFSTSSLKGTAAFFVVELEHK; via the coding sequence ATGAAAGTTTTATTTTATAAATATAGTTCAAAATATGCTTTTTTAAGTTTGTTTTTGATTGCTTTTTTTAGTTCTATTTCACTTTTTGCTCAACAAAAGCCAAATGCTGATAATCATGGAAGAGGTTTGTTATTAGAAGAAGAAGTAAAGGAAAGTCAAAAAATTCAATTAAAATCTCAGCAAACAGAAGAAAGTTATCGTGGTCTACCTTCTGCTGTTTCACTCAAACAATACTGTCCAACCCCTGGAGACCAAGGAAGTTATGGAACATGTGTAGGTTGGACGACAGCGTATGCAGCAAGAACGATTTTAGAAGCTCGTCAATTAGATTTGCGTTCACAAGCCGAAATTGACAAACTCATTTTTTCCCCTGGATTTATTTATAAATTAGTAAAAGAAGAAGAAGACCAAGATTGTACGTATGGTGCAATTATGACCGATGCACTCAAAAAAATGCAGGTTCATGGCGTAGCAAAACGCAGTAGTTTTCCTGAGCAATGTGTCGATTATGTCCCTGAGAGAACCTACAAAGAAGCCGAAGAGTATAAACTAAAAGATTATGTACGTTTGTGGAATATTGGTTTTACACAAGAAGAACGAATTTTGGCACTCAAAAAAAGTTTGACAGAAGGAAATCCTGTTGTAGTAGGAATGGAAGCACCTCCTTCAATTTATCAAGCACAAGAATTTTGGCGACCTACTGAAATAGCTGGTCAAGGATGGGGAGGACACGCTATTTGTGTCGTTGGCTTTGATGATAAAAAAGGAGAAAAAGGTTCTTTTGAAATAATGAACAGTTGGGGAACAGGCTGGGCAAATGGTGGTTTTACGTGGATAGAATATGATACGTTTACTGATTTTGTGCGTTTTGCGTATGAACTTGTGCCTTATTATAAACCTAAAAAAGAACGTCCTTTACTAGCTGGGAGTCTGCGTTTTGAACTTGCCAATGGAAACAAAATTGAGTTAAAAAAGAACGGAGTTGCTACTTACAAAACACCTCAACCTTTTAGTGGAGGCACAAATTTCCGTCTTTATCTTTCTAATTTCGAACCTGCTTATGTATATGCTTTTGCAACTGATAAAACCAAAAACGTACAAGTTGTTTTTCCTCATAAAGCTTATATAAGTCCATTTTTGCCTTATCATAATGGCGAAATTGCTTTTCCAGATGAAAAACATTATCTAACGATGGATAATGTAGCTGGAACAGATTACTTTTGTGTTATTTATTCTCGTTATCCTTTAGATATAAATGATATTTATCAGAAGTTAGGACAGCGAAAAGGCACACTTAAAGAAGGTTTAGAGCAAGTTTTAGGAAATAAATTAGTCAGTACAAATGAAGTTGCTTATTCTCAAAATGAAGTAAAATTTTCTACTAGTTCGCTAAAAGGAACAGCTGCTTTTTTTGTGGTAGAATTGGAACATAAATAA
- a CDS encoding MBL fold metallo-hydrolase — protein sequence MFFKRTFYTLLVLTIMLTIATNLILRQDKFGKLPDGERLERIKKSPNYKDGAFQNIHHTPDLSEDANYYTVLKEFAFGDKSRVSPVDKIPSTKIDLFALDATENVLIWFGHSSYFMQLDGKTILVDPVFSGSASPFSFTVKAFNGTDAYTTDDIPEIDYLFISHDHWDHVDYETLLKLKPKIKNVFCGLGVGAHFEHWGFDLNKIHEEDWNTEIKLDDNFEVHVIPTRHFSGRGFKRNQALWASYVLKTPTMQIYIGGDSGYDTHFKEMGDKFGVFDLVILENGQYDKSWKYIHMMPEEVLKAAKDLNAKRLFPVHSSKFALANHAWDEPLTKVSTLNQSLEKPFSLVTPIIGEKVEIQNSNQPFENWWKGLQ from the coding sequence ATGTTTTTCAAACGAACTTTCTATACTCTTTTAGTTTTAACTATTATGCTTACAATTGCTACAAATCTTATTTTACGACAAGACAAATTTGGAAAACTTCCTGATGGAGAGCGTTTGGAACGCATCAAAAAATCGCCTAATTACAAGGATGGAGCTTTTCAAAATATTCATCATACCCCAGACCTTAGTGAAGATGCCAATTATTATACAGTTTTGAAAGAATTTGCTTTTGGAGATAAAAGCCGTGTTTCACCTGTCGATAAAATTCCTTCTACCAAAATTGATTTATTTGCTTTAGATGCAACTGAAAATGTTTTAATTTGGTTTGGGCATTCGTCTTATTTTATGCAGCTTGACGGAAAAACGATTTTAGTTGATCCTGTTTTTAGTGGTTCGGCTTCTCCTTTTTCATTTACAGTAAAGGCTTTTAATGGAACAGATGCTTACACAACTGATGATATTCCAGAAATAGATTATCTCTTTATTTCGCATGACCATTGGGATCATGTAGATTATGAAACGCTTTTAAAATTAAAACCAAAAATCAAGAATGTATTTTGTGGTTTAGGTGTGGGAGCACATTTTGAACATTGGGGATTTGATTTGAATAAAATTCATGAAGAAGATTGGAATACAGAAATTAAGTTAGATGACAATTTTGAAGTTCATGTTATTCCAACTCGTCATTTTTCTGGTCGTGGTTTTAAGCGTAATCAAGCTCTTTGGGCTTCGTATGTTTTGAAAACGCCTACCATGCAAATTTATATTGGTGGAGATAGTGGTTATGATACACATTTCAAAGAAATGGGCGATAAATTCGGAGTTTTTGATTTGGTAATCTTAGAAAATGGACAATATGATAAAAGTTGGAAATACATTCATATGATGCCTGAGGAGGTCTTAAAAGCTGCTAAAGATTTGAATGCAAAACGTTTATTTCCTGTTCACTCTTCCAAATTTGCTCTTGCTAATCATGCTTGGGACGAACCTCTAACAAAAGTTTCCACACTGAATCAAAGTTTAGAAAAACCATTTTCTTTAGTAACTCCAATTATTGGAGAGAAAGTAGAAATTCAAAATAGCAATCAACCTTTTGAAAATTGGTGGAAAGGACTGCAATAA
- the pyrF gene encoding orotidine-5'-phosphate decarboxylase, with product MNRTKLISQIKAKNSYLCVGLDSDIKKIPFHLLNAKDPIFEFNKRIIDATEKYAVSYKINTAFYEALGTKGWESLQKTIDFLPHDVFIIADAKRGDIGNTSSQYAKAFFENLNCDAVTVAPYMGEDSVKPFLEIKDKWTILLALTSNSGAQDFEMLELKNGKKVYEEVLEKSQNWGTDENLMYVVGATKAEYIENIRKIIPNHFLLVPGVGAQGGNLAEVSKAGLTKDCGLLINSSRQIIYASKDRDFAERAGKKAQEIQEEMAIQLSVISDQ from the coding sequence GTGAACCGTACTAAACTTATTTCCCAAATAAAAGCCAAAAATTCCTATCTCTGTGTAGGTCTGGATAGCGACATCAAAAAAATTCCATTTCATTTATTAAATGCAAAAGACCCTATTTTTGAATTTAATAAAAGAATTATTGATGCGACAGAAAAATATGCCGTTTCTTACAAAATCAACACTGCTTTTTATGAAGCTCTAGGAACAAAAGGCTGGGAAAGTCTTCAAAAAACGATTGACTTTTTACCTCATGATGTCTTTATTATTGCAGACGCAAAACGTGGCGATATTGGAAACACATCTTCACAGTATGCAAAAGCATTTTTTGAAAATCTAAACTGTGATGCCGTTACGGTTGCGCCTTATATGGGTGAAGACTCGGTAAAACCTTTTTTAGAAATAAAAGATAAATGGACAATTTTGTTGGCTCTAACTTCCAATTCTGGAGCGCAAGATTTTGAAATGTTAGAACTCAAAAATGGTAAAAAAGTCTATGAAGAAGTGTTAGAAAAAAGCCAAAACTGGGGAACAGACGAAAATCTAATGTATGTAGTAGGCGCAACAAAGGCAGAATATATTGAAAACATTCGTAAAATAATTCCAAATCATTTTCTATTAGTTCCAGGAGTAGGAGCGCAAGGAGGAAATTTAGCAGAAGTTTCGAAAGCAGGACTTACAAAAGACTGTGGGCTTTTAATAAACTCTTCCCGTCAGATTATTTATGCCAGTAAAGACCGAGATTTTGCAGAAAGGGCAGGAAAAAAAGCACAAGAAATTCAAGAAGAAATGGCGATTCAGTTATCAGTTATCAGTGACCAGTAA
- a CDS encoding GNAT family N-acetyltransferase, with amino-acid sequence MKIQLFDSTALENLERAFSIRRIVFIEGQDVPEEDDFDGLDEIATHILAIDESNYDNEKTVGTARFRVTEKHKDNSPKKIKLERFAVLEEARGKKIGQKMVEFALEQIQKKEEFKTVETIYLHAQLAAVSLYERCGFKKDGDIFEESGIMHYKMIYKV; translated from the coding sequence ATGAAGATTCAGCTTTTTGATTCAACAGCATTAGAAAATTTAGAACGTGCTTTTTCTATTCGTAGAATTGTTTTTATTGAAGGACAAGATGTTCCTGAAGAAGATGATTTTGATGGACTAGATGAAATCGCAACTCATATTCTAGCAATAGATGAAAGTAATTATGATAATGAGAAGACAGTTGGAACAGCTCGTTTTAGAGTAACTGAAAAACACAAAGATAATTCTCCAAAAAAAATAAAATTAGAGCGTTTTGCTGTTTTGGAAGAAGCTAGAGGAAAAAAGATAGGACAAAAAATGGTAGAATTTGCATTAGAACAAATCCAAAAAAAGGAAGAGTTCAAGACCGTAGAAACAATTTATTTACACGCTCAACTTGCTGCCGTTTCATTATATGAGCGTTGTGGCTTTAAAAAAGACGGAGATATTTTTGAAGAAAGTGGAATTATGCACTACAAAATGATTTATAAAGTTTAA
- a CDS encoding SiaB family protein kinase, protein MLDLYPSLAHKDVILMYQGAMSQTILATMAKRLREAEEDYLVSKRLFAIIIELGQNINHYSEKREFSVADRREVGYGMFVVQKTDTHYIFTAANKIKAGKIKKMKKHCEHINSLNPKDLRVFYRSQRRATRQDGHYGGNIGFIEMVRKSNNPLETEFTVSEKNEKMAYFSIQVKMNRLEVF, encoded by the coding sequence ATGCTTGATTTATATCCTTCCTTAGCTCATAAAGATGTCATTTTGATGTATCAAGGGGCAATGTCTCAAACTATTTTGGCAACGATGGCAAAACGATTGCGTGAAGCTGAAGAAGATTATTTAGTTAGTAAACGTCTTTTTGCTATCATTATCGAACTAGGACAGAATATCAATCATTATTCTGAAAAAAGAGAGTTTTCTGTTGCTGACAGAAGAGAGGTAGGCTATGGAATGTTTGTCGTACAAAAAACAGACACACATTATATTTTTACAGCTGCCAACAAGATAAAAGCTGGAAAAATAAAAAAAATGAAAAAACATTGTGAACATATCAATTCACTAAACCCTAAAGACTTGCGTGTTTTTTATCGTTCACAGCGAAGAGCTACTCGTCAGGACGGACACTATGGAGGAAATATTGGCTTTATAGAAATGGTCAGAAAATCTAATAATCCATTAGAAACTGAATTTACTGTTTCAGAAAAAAATGAAAAAATGGCTTACTTTTCTATTCAAGTAAAAATGAATCGACTTGAGGTATTTTAA